A single region of the Variovorax terrae genome encodes:
- a CDS encoding GspE/PulE family protein translates to MSAVLQSKPPAKTSHVGPVDWRRMVEWLSADGVISAEEAQRTIARCSQAESAQHSLVRLASVAMTRLADGKPLDIESLAQYLAGRAGLDYLRIDPLKVDVGKVSDTMSAAYAERHRVLPVQVTSSEVVVATAEPFITDWVAEVERQSRRTVRRVVANPQDIHRYTAEFFALAKSVRAAQKAGGNAGAASFEQLVELGKTNKQLDANDQGVVQVVDWLWQYAFDQRASDIHLEPRREQGVIRFRIDGMLHPVYQMPMGVLNAMTARIKLLGRMDVVEKRRPQDGRIKTRNPRGDEIEMRLSTLPTAFGEKMVMRIFDPDTAVKDLDALGFSNHDAERWEALVQRPYGIILVTGPTGSGKTTTLYSTLKRVATEEVNVSTVEDPIEMIEPSFNQTQVQTQLDFGFAEGLRALMRQDPDIIMVGEIRDLQTADMAVQAALTGHLVFSTLHTNDAPTAITRLMELGVPPYLLNATVLGVLAQRLVRTLCKQCRVKDEQGSREALSEVVKPWKINGGYRPYKPVGCVDCRMTGFMGRMGLYELLTVSEAFKDKVTKEPSIDALRRQAVADGMRPLRLAGALRVAEGLTTIEEVLTATPPLE, encoded by the coding sequence ATGAGCGCTGTCCTGCAATCCAAGCCCCCCGCCAAGACCTCCCACGTGGGGCCGGTGGACTGGCGCCGCATGGTCGAATGGCTCAGCGCCGACGGCGTGATCTCGGCCGAGGAGGCGCAGCGCACCATCGCGCGCTGCTCGCAGGCCGAAAGCGCCCAGCACTCGCTGGTGCGGCTGGCCAGCGTGGCCATGACCCGGCTGGCCGACGGCAAGCCGCTGGACATCGAATCGCTGGCGCAGTACCTGGCCGGCCGCGCCGGCCTCGACTACCTGCGCATCGACCCGCTGAAGGTGGACGTGGGCAAGGTGTCCGACACCATGAGCGCGGCCTATGCCGAGCGGCACCGCGTGCTGCCGGTGCAGGTCACCTCGTCCGAGGTGGTGGTGGCCACGGCCGAGCCCTTCATCACCGACTGGGTGGCCGAGGTCGAGCGCCAGTCGCGCCGCACGGTGCGCCGCGTGGTGGCGAATCCGCAGGACATCCACCGCTACACCGCCGAGTTCTTCGCGCTGGCCAAGTCGGTGCGCGCCGCGCAGAAGGCTGGCGGCAACGCCGGCGCCGCGAGCTTCGAGCAGCTGGTGGAACTGGGCAAGACCAACAAGCAGCTCGACGCCAATGACCAGGGCGTGGTGCAGGTGGTCGACTGGCTCTGGCAGTACGCCTTCGACCAGCGCGCCAGCGACATCCACCTGGAGCCGCGGCGCGAGCAGGGCGTGATCCGTTTCCGCATCGACGGCATGCTGCACCCGGTCTACCAGATGCCGATGGGCGTGCTCAACGCCATGACGGCACGCATCAAGCTGCTCGGCCGCATGGACGTGGTGGAGAAGCGCCGCCCGCAGGACGGCCGCATCAAGACCCGCAACCCGCGCGGCGACGAGATCGAGATGCGCCTATCCACGCTGCCCACCGCCTTCGGCGAGAAGATGGTGATGCGCATCTTCGATCCCGACACCGCGGTCAAGGACCTCGATGCCCTGGGTTTTTCCAATCACGACGCCGAACGCTGGGAGGCGCTGGTCCAGCGGCCCTACGGCATCATCCTGGTGACCGGGCCCACGGGCTCGGGCAAGACCACCACGCTGTACTCCACGCTCAAGCGCGTGGCCACCGAGGAGGTGAACGTCAGCACGGTGGAAGACCCGATCGAGATGATCGAGCCCTCGTTCAACCAGACCCAGGTGCAGACGCAGCTCGACTTCGGCTTCGCGGAAGGGCTGCGTGCGCTGATGCGCCAGGACCCGGACATCATCATGGTCGGCGAAATCCGCGACCTGCAGACCGCCGACATGGCGGTGCAGGCGGCGCTCACCGGCCACCTGGTGTTCAGCACGCTGCACACCAACGATGCGCCCACGGCCATCACGCGCCTGATGGAGCTCGGCGTGCCGCCTTACCTGCTCAACGCCACCGTGCTCGGCGTGCTGGCGCAGCGGCTGGTGCGCACGCTGTGCAAGCAGTGCCGCGTGAAGGACGAGCAGGGCTCGCGCGAAGCCCTGAGCGAGGTGGTCAAGCCATGGAAGATCAATGGCGGCTACCGGCCCTACAAGCCCGTGGGCTGCGTCGATTGCCGCATGACCGGCTTCATGGGGCGCATGGGCCTGTACGAGCTGCTCACGGTCAGCGAGGCCTTCAAGGACAAGGTCACCAAGGAGCCCAGCATCGATGCCCTGCGGCGCCAGGCGGTGGCCGACGGCATGCGCCCGTTGCGGCTGGCCGGCGCCCTGCGCGTGGCCGAAGGGCTGACCACGATCGAGGAAGTGCTGACGGCCACGCCGCCGCTGGAATAA
- a CDS encoding DUF3422 family protein, which produces MQPSLQPRQHPQRAALHNEIHARPPESMNAPLAISHIVMACDAAQRDASREHVATLLRDHHLPQPDAQSTHLRMDLGPFRLRWELHTEFVTWTFMRPLEADAGSHLAGEREPATAAGVVPQGWLPQLPGQCLVSLHLWVLPTRTFGTDSLVKHLLHEDTLVASTVADGHGEVYTDFAIHADGFSRMVLLAGSVTPRRLGRLVQRLLEIETYRMAALLGLPAAREASAVLAHAERELAELAESIRSADHADEPQLLDRLTRLAGKVESQYAATHSRFSASAAYFELVDKRIGDITESRLAGLQTIREFMDRRLTPARSTCEWATRRQDALSQRVSRMSNLLRTRVEIEQQQSSQALLGAMNRRQGLQLKLQSTVEGLSVAAITYYIVGLVSYLAKGAEKIGWPWSPESTAACAIPVVALAVWWSLRRLHHKVFKA; this is translated from the coding sequence ATGCAACCGAGCCTTCAACCGAGGCAGCACCCCCAGCGCGCCGCGCTGCACAACGAAATCCACGCCCGGCCGCCCGAGTCGATGAATGCGCCGCTGGCGATCTCGCACATCGTCATGGCCTGCGACGCCGCCCAGCGCGATGCCAGCCGCGAGCATGTGGCCACCCTGCTGCGCGACCACCACCTGCCCCAGCCCGATGCGCAGTCCACCCACCTGCGGATGGACCTGGGGCCGTTCCGGCTGCGCTGGGAGCTGCACACCGAATTCGTCACCTGGACCTTCATGCGGCCGCTCGAGGCCGATGCAGGCAGCCATCTGGCCGGCGAGCGCGAGCCCGCCACCGCGGCCGGCGTGGTGCCGCAGGGCTGGCTGCCCCAGCTGCCGGGCCAGTGCCTGGTGAGCCTGCACCTGTGGGTGCTGCCCACGCGCACCTTCGGCACCGACTCGCTGGTCAAACACCTGCTGCACGAGGACACGCTGGTGGCCTCCACGGTGGCCGACGGGCATGGCGAGGTCTACACCGACTTCGCCATCCATGCCGACGGTTTTTCCCGCATGGTGCTGCTGGCCGGCAGCGTCACGCCGCGCCGCCTGGGCCGCCTGGTGCAGCGGCTGCTGGAGATCGAGACCTACCGCATGGCCGCGCTGCTGGGCCTGCCGGCCGCCCGCGAAGCCTCCGCCGTGCTGGCCCACGCCGAGCGCGAACTGGCCGAGCTGGCGGAGTCGATCCGCAGCGCCGACCACGCCGACGAGCCGCAGCTGCTCGACCGGCTGACGCGGCTGGCCGGCAAGGTGGAGAGCCAGTACGCGGCCACGCACTCGCGGTTCTCGGCCAGCGCGGCGTATTTCGAGCTGGTGGACAAGCGCATCGGCGACATCACCGAGTCGCGGCTGGCGGGGCTGCAGACCATCCGCGAGTTCATGGACCGGCGCCTCACGCCCGCGCGCAGCACCTGCGAGTGGGCCACGCGGCGCCAGGATGCGCTGTCGCAGCGCGTCTCGCGCATGAGCAACCTGCTGCGCACCCGCGTCGAGATCGAGCAGCAGCAAAGCAGCCAGGCACTGCTGGGCGCGATGAACCGCCGCCAGGGCCTGCAGCTCAAGCTCCAGTCCACCGTCGAGGGGCTGTCGGTCGCCGCCATCACCTACTACATCGTGGGCCTGGTGAGCTACCTCGCCAAGGGGGCTGAGAAGATCGGCTGGCCCTGGAGCCCCGAGAGCACGGCGGCCTGCGCCATTCCGGTGGTGGCGCTGGCGGTCTGGTGGTCGCTGCGGCGCCTGCATCACAAGGTGTTCAAAGCCTGA
- a CDS encoding tripartite tricarboxylate transporter permease, which translates to MDLLTNLSIGFGVAFTPINLLYAFIGCVLGTLIGVLPGIGPVATIAMLLPATYALPPVSALIMLAGIYYGAQYGGSTTAILVNLPGESSSVVTCIDGYQMARKGRAGPALAAAGLGSFFAGSVGTLILAAFAPPLTELAFKFGPAEYFSLMILGLIGAVVLASGSLLKAIAMIVLGLLLGLVGTDVNSGVARFSFDIPELTDGIGFVVIAMGVFGYGEIISNLAQPEDEREVFTAKVQGLFPTKDDFKRMTPAVLRGTALGSLLGILPGGGALLAAFAAYTLEKKTKLKPGEVPFGQGNIRGVAAPESANNAGAQTSFIPLLTLGIPPNAVMALMVGAMTIHNIQPGPQVMTSNPQLFWGLIASMWIGNLMLVILNLPLIGMWIKLLTVPYRFLFPAIVLFCAVGVYTTNNNTFDVWMVAAFGVIGYLFAKLGCEPAPLLLGFILGPMMEENLRRALLLSRGDWSVFVTRPLSAGLLAAALLLLIIVLLPAVKNKREEAFVED; encoded by the coding sequence ATGGATCTGCTTACCAATCTCTCGATCGGTTTCGGTGTCGCGTTCACCCCGATCAACCTGCTCTACGCCTTCATCGGCTGCGTGCTCGGCACGCTGATCGGCGTGCTGCCCGGCATCGGCCCGGTGGCCACCATCGCGATGCTGCTGCCCGCCACCTACGCGCTGCCCCCGGTGTCGGCGCTGATCATGCTGGCTGGCATCTACTACGGCGCCCAGTACGGCGGCTCCACCACGGCCATCCTGGTGAACCTGCCGGGCGAATCGTCCTCGGTGGTGACCTGTATCGACGGCTACCAGATGGCGCGAAAGGGCCGGGCCGGGCCCGCGCTCGCGGCGGCCGGCCTGGGCTCGTTCTTCGCCGGCTCCGTGGGCACGCTGATCCTGGCGGCCTTCGCACCGCCGCTGACCGAGCTGGCCTTCAAGTTCGGCCCGGCTGAATACTTCTCGCTGATGATCCTGGGCCTGATCGGCGCCGTGGTGCTGGCTTCCGGCTCGCTGCTCAAGGCCATCGCCATGATCGTGCTGGGCCTGCTGCTCGGCCTGGTCGGCACCGACGTGAACTCCGGCGTGGCGCGCTTCAGCTTCGACATCCCCGAGCTGACCGACGGCATCGGCTTCGTGGTGATCGCCATGGGCGTGTTCGGCTACGGTGAAATCATCAGCAACCTGGCGCAGCCCGAGGACGAGCGCGAGGTGTTCACCGCCAAGGTGCAGGGCCTGTTCCCGACCAAGGATGACTTCAAGCGCATGACGCCTGCCGTGCTGCGCGGCACCGCGCTGGGCTCCCTGCTGGGCATCCTGCCCGGCGGCGGCGCGCTGCTGGCGGCCTTCGCCGCCTACACGCTGGAGAAGAAGACCAAGCTGAAGCCGGGCGAAGTGCCGTTCGGCCAGGGCAACATCCGCGGCGTGGCCGCTCCCGAGTCGGCCAACAACGCCGGCGCGCAGACCTCCTTCATCCCGCTGCTGACGCTGGGCATTCCGCCCAACGCCGTGATGGCGCTGATGGTGGGTGCCATGACCATCCACAACATCCAGCCGGGCCCGCAGGTGATGACCAGCAACCCGCAGCTGTTCTGGGGCCTGATCGCCTCGATGTGGATCGGCAACCTGATGCTGGTGATCCTGAACCTGCCGCTGATCGGCATGTGGATCAAGCTGCTGACCGTGCCCTACCGTTTCCTGTTCCCCGCCATCGTGCTGTTCTGTGCGGTCGGTGTGTACACCACCAACAACAACACCTTCGACGTGTGGATGGTGGCAGCCTTCGGCGTCATCGGCTACCTGTTCGCCAAGCTCGGCTGCGAGCCCGCACCGCTGCTGCTGGGCTTCATCCTGGGCCCGATGATGGAAGAGAACCTGCGGCGCGCGCTGCTGCTGTCGCGGGGCGACTGGAGCGTGTTCGTCACGCGTCCGCTGTCGGCCGGCCTGCTGGCGGCTGCGCTGCTGCTGCTCATCATCGTGCTGCTGCCGGCGGTGAAGAACAAGCGCGAGGAAGCCTTCGTCGAGGATTGA
- a CDS encoding TatD family hydrolase, whose product MPAWIDTHCHLDAPEFAADVHAVRARAAARQVVHCIVPAVEVGNFEAVRALAHQHGDSYTLGIHPLYVPQAGEDDLARLDAALAQYRDDRHLVAVGEIGLDYFVPALREGPLRDKQEAFYAAQLRLAQKHGLPVILHVRRSADRLLRGLRETAVSGGIAHAFNGSAQQAEMFLKLGFKLGFGGAVTFDRALQLRRLAAALPLDALVLETDAPDIPPHWLYRTAQQRSAGQTQGRNEPAELPQIGAVVAGLRGMASEDLAAATTRNVLAALPRLAGRLALPVN is encoded by the coding sequence ATGCCGGCCTGGATCGATACCCACTGCCATCTGGATGCGCCCGAATTCGCAGCGGACGTGCACGCCGTGCGTGCCCGGGCCGCGGCGCGGCAGGTGGTGCACTGCATCGTGCCGGCGGTGGAGGTGGGCAACTTCGAGGCCGTGCGCGCGCTGGCCCACCAGCATGGCGACAGCTACACGCTGGGCATCCACCCGCTGTATGTGCCGCAGGCCGGCGAGGACGACCTGGCGCGGCTGGACGCGGCGCTGGCGCAGTACCGCGACGACCGGCACCTGGTGGCGGTTGGTGAGATCGGACTCGACTATTTCGTGCCCGCCCTGCGCGAGGGGCCGCTGCGCGACAAGCAGGAGGCGTTCTATGCCGCGCAGCTGCGGCTGGCGCAAAAGCACGGCTTGCCCGTGATCCTGCACGTGCGGCGCTCGGCCGACCGGCTGCTCCGGGGCCTGCGCGAGACGGCCGTCAGCGGCGGCATCGCCCATGCCTTCAATGGCAGCGCGCAGCAGGCCGAGATGTTTCTCAAGCTCGGCTTCAAGCTGGGTTTCGGCGGCGCCGTCACGTTCGACCGGGCGCTGCAGCTGCGCCGCCTCGCGGCCGCCTTGCCGCTGGACGCCCTGGTGCTGGAGACCGACGCGCCCGACATTCCCCCGCACTGGCTCTACCGCACGGCGCAGCAGCGCTCGGCGGGCCAGACGCAGGGGCGCAACGAGCCGGCGGAGCTGCCGCAGATCGGGGCGGTGGTGGCGGGCCTGCGCGGCATGGCCAGCGAGGACCTGGCGGCCGCCACCACGCGCAACGTGCTGGCGGCCTTGCCGCGGCTGGCGGGCCGGCTGGCCTTGCCGGTGAACTAG
- a CDS encoding DNA-deoxyinosine glycosylase, producing the protein MAERRKVQAQAVRLHGLPPLIASGTRLLILGSFPGAASLAAQQYYAHPQNHFWKILRAVWPEGPHGADADSYQIRSEWLLGKGLGLWDVYAACEREGSLDAHIRHAEANDFASLARLCPQLRAIAHNGGESYRHARHTAALGVPVHRLPSTSPANASWSFERKLAAWREVFEQSGLL; encoded by the coding sequence ATGGCCGAGCGCCGCAAAGTGCAGGCGCAGGCCGTCCGCCTGCATGGCCTGCCGCCGCTGATCGCCAGCGGCACCAGGCTGTTGATCCTGGGCAGCTTTCCCGGTGCCGCCTCGCTGGCGGCGCAGCAGTACTACGCCCATCCGCAAAACCATTTCTGGAAGATTTTGAGAGCCGTTTGGCCCGAAGGTCCGCACGGGGCGGACGCAGACAGCTATCAAATTCGTAGCGAATGGCTGCTCGGCAAGGGCCTGGGCCTGTGGGACGTCTATGCGGCCTGCGAGCGCGAGGGCAGCCTGGACGCCCACATCCGCCACGCCGAGGCCAATGATTTCGCGAGCCTCGCGCGCCTTTGCCCGCAGCTGCGGGCCATCGCCCACAACGGCGGCGAGAGCTACAGGCACGCGCGCCACACCGCCGCGCTGGGCGTGCCGGTCCATCGGCTGCCCTCCACCAGCCCGGCCAACGCGTCCTGGAGCTTCGAGCGCAAGCTCGCGGCCTGGCGCGAGGTGTTCGAGCAAAGCGGGCTGCTGTGA
- a CDS encoding histidine phosphatase family protein → MTELILIRHGETDWNRELRFQGQVDVPLNPLGHEQARRVGQRLAAETVHHLYCSDLLRTQQTAGPAAKQLALCSVTDAALREQNFGVVDGMRVDDIKRQHPEAWARWLQFREDYAMPEGESPLEFHARVMQAVYRLAAAHPQQTLAVVTHGGVLDMIYRTARRLGLNGPRQSQIPNAGLSRVRVQGEAIEILSWADTQHLADLPAQPVYDQARLASAESSPSAA, encoded by the coding sequence ATGACCGAACTGATACTGATCCGCCACGGCGAAACCGACTGGAACCGTGAGCTGCGTTTCCAGGGCCAGGTGGATGTGCCGCTCAACCCGTTGGGGCACGAGCAGGCGCGCCGCGTGGGCCAGCGCCTGGCGGCGGAGACCGTGCACCACCTGTACTGCAGCGACCTTCTGCGCACGCAGCAGACGGCCGGGCCGGCCGCGAAGCAGCTCGCGCTGTGCAGCGTCACCGATGCCGCCCTGCGCGAGCAGAACTTCGGCGTGGTGGACGGCATGCGCGTGGACGACATCAAGCGGCAGCACCCCGAGGCCTGGGCCCGGTGGCTGCAGTTCCGCGAGGACTATGCGATGCCCGAAGGCGAAAGTCCCCTCGAGTTCCATGCCCGCGTGATGCAGGCGGTGTACCGGCTGGCGGCGGCGCATCCGCAGCAGACGCTGGCGGTGGTGACGCATGGTGGCGTGCTCGACATGATCTACCGCACGGCCCGCCGGCTCGGGCTCAACGGGCCGCGCCAGAGCCAGATTCCCAACGCGGGCCTGAGCCGGGTGCGGGTGCAGGGCGAGGCGATCGAGATCCTCTCGTGGGCCGACACGCAGCACCTGGCCGACCTGCCGGCGCAGCCGGTCTACGATCAGGCCAGGCTGGCCAGCGCCGAGTCGAGCCCCAGCGCCGCATAG
- a CDS encoding spermidine synthase, with product MARRRTPAAALPEVNFSDYGDIRYLHLGTEWVQGSMLIDAPFEIELEYVQRMMAWLLFVEPSSVARRHAMQLGLGAASLTKFCHKKLRMKTTAVELNPQVLAACRGWFKLPPDDARLSVVLGDAGLEIRRPDWQGTVDALQVDLYDHEAAAPVLDSEDFYADCRLLLTEDGCMTVNLFGRSSSYPRSLEKIASAFGADAVWAFKPTREGNTVVLAQRSPGRPKRAALAEHAENIQTRWGLPAAKWLRVFKPHTP from the coding sequence ATGGCGCGCCGGAGAACCCCCGCAGCGGCCCTGCCCGAAGTCAATTTTTCGGACTACGGCGACATCCGCTACCTGCACCTGGGCACCGAGTGGGTGCAGGGCTCGATGCTGATCGACGCGCCGTTCGAGATCGAGCTCGAGTACGTGCAGCGCATGATGGCCTGGCTGCTGTTCGTGGAGCCGTCCAGCGTGGCGCGCCGCCACGCCATGCAGCTCGGCCTGGGCGCGGCCTCGCTCACCAAGTTCTGCCACAAGAAGCTGCGCATGAAGACCACCGCGGTGGAGCTCAACCCGCAGGTGCTGGCGGCCTGCCGCGGCTGGTTCAAGCTGCCGCCCGACGACGCGCGGCTGTCGGTGGTGCTGGGCGATGCGGGGCTTGAAATCCGCCGGCCCGATTGGCAGGGCACGGTGGATGCCCTGCAGGTCGACCTGTACGACCACGAGGCCGCCGCCCCGGTGCTCGACAGCGAGGACTTCTACGCCGACTGCCGCCTCCTGCTGACGGAGGACGGCTGCATGACGGTGAACCTGTTCGGCCGCTCGTCGAGCTACCCGCGCAGCCTGGAGAAGATCGCCTCGGCCTTCGGGGCCGACGCGGTCTGGGCTTTCAAACCGACGCGCGAGGGCAACACCGTGGTGCTGGCCCAGCGCAGTCCCGGCCGGCCGAAGCGGGCGGCGCTTGCCGAACACGCCGAAAACATCCAAACTCGCTGGGGCCTGCCCGCCGCCAAATGGCTGCGGGTGTTCAAACCCCACACTCCATGA
- a CDS encoding tripartite tricarboxylate transporter TctB family protein yields the protein MKIKSQKDFFSGLMFMGVGIAFAWGATTYNVGEGARMGPGYFPLMLGIVMAILGGAITFKALVVETVGGDKVGKWAWKPLCYIIGANLAFGVLLGGLPSINVPAMGMIIAIYALTILSSLAGERFNLKDVLILATILSAGSYLAFIVLLKLQIQVWPSFITG from the coding sequence GTGAAAATCAAAAGTCAGAAGGACTTCTTTTCCGGCCTCATGTTCATGGGCGTCGGAATTGCGTTCGCTTGGGGCGCCACGACCTACAACGTTGGCGAAGGGGCCCGCATGGGTCCTGGTTACTTTCCGCTGATGCTCGGGATCGTGATGGCGATTCTGGGCGGCGCCATCACCTTCAAGGCCCTCGTGGTCGAGACCGTGGGTGGCGACAAGGTCGGCAAATGGGCCTGGAAGCCGCTGTGCTACATCATCGGCGCCAACCTGGCGTTCGGCGTGCTGCTTGGCGGCCTGCCCAGCATCAACGTGCCGGCCATGGGCATGATCATCGCGATCTACGCGCTGACCATCCTGTCGAGCCTGGCCGGCGAGCGCTTCAATCTCAAGGACGTGCTGATCCTGGCCACCATCCTGTCGGCTGGCAGCTACCTGGCCTTCATCGTGCTGCTCAAGCTGCAGATCCAGGTCTGGCCCAGCTTCATTACCGGCTGA
- a CDS encoding lipo-like protein, with product MPSRRDQLLQSLRPGDVLLVEGSSRIAAAIKYLTQSTWSHATLYVGPQLGGLDEQGEPYLFIEADMVQGVCKRPLSHYQSFHTRICRPFHLGDADRELLLSSVVGKLGERYDLKNVVDLARYLLPRPPVPGRWRRQMLALGSGDPTRAICSSLIAEAFQGVGYPVLPTITFDRHQDPRLHRAVTEEIFHIRDRSLFAPRDFDVSPYFEIIKPTLAARLDYRHIHWE from the coding sequence ATGCCGTCGCGGCGCGACCAGCTGCTGCAAAGCCTGCGGCCTGGCGACGTGCTGCTGGTCGAGGGCAGCAGCCGGATCGCGGCGGCCATCAAGTACCTGACCCAGTCCACCTGGTCGCACGCCACGCTGTACGTCGGCCCGCAGCTGGGCGGCCTGGACGAGCAGGGCGAGCCCTACCTGTTCATCGAGGCCGACATGGTGCAGGGCGTGTGCAAGCGCCCTCTGTCGCACTACCAGTCGTTCCACACCCGCATCTGCCGGCCCTTCCACCTGGGAGACGCCGACCGGGAGCTGCTGCTGAGTTCGGTCGTGGGCAAGCTCGGCGAGCGGTACGACCTGAAGAACGTCGTCGACCTGGCGCGCTACCTGCTGCCCAGGCCGCCGGTGCCGGGGCGCTGGCGGCGCCAGATGCTCGCGCTGGGCAGCGGCGACCCGACCCGGGCGATCTGCTCGTCGCTGATCGCCGAGGCGTTCCAGGGCGTGGGCTACCCGGTGCTGCCCACCATCACCTTCGACCGCCATCAGGACCCCCGGCTGCACCGGGCGGTGACCGAGGAGATCTTCCACATCCGCGACCGCAGCCTGTTCGCGCCGCGGGACTTCGATGTATCGCCCTACTTCGAGATCATCAAGCCCACACTGGCAGCGCGGCTCGACTATCGGCACATCCACTGGGAGTAG
- a CDS encoding Bug family tripartite tricarboxylate transporter substrate binding protein, whose translation MKRRHLVLSAGLAPALAWAQTYPAKPVRLVVPFPAGGATDIFARALSQKLGDKLGQPLVVENRPGAGGTIGSEVVAKAAPDGYTLLLATSSTHSIGPNLNPRMPYDAVKDFTPISHVGNAPSIMLVPNSTPARTLKEWLDYARGNPGRLNYASSGNGTIVQLTAELFKAQAGLFIVHIPYKGTALAIPDLVSGKVGVLFDSLPTGLPHVRDGRLRALAVTSAKRTAMAPELPAVAELLPGFESNTWFGLYAPRALPPDILARVNAAANQALAEPDVKDKLARLGIEPVGGTPQQFAQMAAADALKWKKIIAERKITSD comes from the coding sequence ATGAAACGCCGCCATCTCGTTCTTTCCGCGGGCCTGGCGCCTGCGCTCGCCTGGGCCCAGACCTACCCGGCCAAACCCGTCCGCCTCGTCGTGCCATTTCCGGCCGGCGGCGCGACCGACATCTTCGCCCGTGCGCTGTCGCAGAAGCTCGGCGACAAGCTGGGCCAGCCGCTGGTGGTGGAGAACCGGCCCGGCGCCGGCGGCACCATCGGCTCGGAAGTGGTGGCCAAGGCCGCGCCAGACGGCTACACGCTGCTGCTGGCCACCTCCAGCACGCATTCGATCGGCCCCAATCTGAATCCGCGCATGCCCTACGACGCGGTGAAGGACTTCACGCCGATCTCGCATGTCGGCAACGCGCCCAGCATCATGCTGGTGCCCAACAGCACGCCGGCCAGGACGCTCAAGGAGTGGCTGGACTATGCCCGCGGCAATCCGGGGCGCCTGAACTATGCCTCCAGCGGCAACGGCACCATCGTGCAGCTCACGGCCGAGCTGTTCAAGGCCCAGGCCGGGCTGTTCATCGTGCACATTCCCTACAAGGGCACGGCGCTGGCGATTCCCGATCTCGTGAGCGGCAAGGTCGGCGTGCTGTTCGATTCGCTGCCCACCGGCCTGCCGCACGTGCGCGACGGCCGCCTGCGTGCGCTGGCCGTGACCTCCGCGAAGCGCACCGCGATGGCGCCCGAGCTGCCGGCCGTGGCCGAGCTGCTGCCGGGCTTCGAGTCCAACACCTGGTTCGGCCTGTACGCGCCCCGCGCGCTGCCGCCCGACATCCTGGCCCGGGTCAACGCCGCGGCCAACCAGGCCCTGGCCGAGCCCGACGTGAAGGACAAGCTGGCGCGGCTGGGCATCGAGCCGGTGGGCGGGACGCCCCAGCAGTTCGCACAGATGGCGGCTGCGGATGCCCTCAAGTGGAAAAAGATCATCGCGGAACGGAAAATCACCTCCGATTGA